In a genomic window of Thermodesulfovibrionia bacterium:
- a CDS encoding DEAD/DEAH box helicase family protein translates to MNNKFFEKPILNSPYEYPKRHWELDVDGQPTQEIIETRRRAEFITPIPKPRKRKDKAKQEQMVFDEGKGLSTKDQQYDPTSIINQLRQHIDQWRALPNPNHWQVTPETARLLQHWRHHLFSGIRPFFCQIEAVETAIWLTEVAPNDKAGKGILDHLANANNDANPDLMRLALKLATGAGKTTVMAMLIAWQTINAVRRPNSKKFTRGFLVVTPGLTIRDRLRVLQPNDPDSYYQSRELVPGDMLADLDRSKIVITNYHAFKLRERLELSKGGRSLLQGRGEDLHTLETEGQMLQRVMPELMGMKSIMALNDEAHHCYREKPTHDDEDEELKGDDRKEAEKNNEAARLWITGLEIVKRKLGINHVIDLSATPFFLSGSGYAEGTLFPWTMSDFSLMDAIECGIVKLPRVPIADNIPGNEMPMFRNLWEHIRTKMPKKGRGKADTLNPLDLPPQLQTALEALYGHYEKTYNLWQQSGIKVPPCFIIVCNNTSTSKLVYDYISGFQRQNKDGTSQLEFGRLPLFRNTDEHGNPLARPNTLLIDSEQLESGEALDDSFRSMAADEIERFRREIVERGGKLADEMQQGKQLDDVTLLREVMNTVGKPGQLGGAIRCVVSVSMLTEGWDANTVTHVLGVRAFGTQLLCEQVIGRALRRQSYDLNEDGLFNVEYADVLGIPFDFTAKPVIGPPQPPRETIQVKAVRPDRDSLEIRFPRVAGYRVELPEERLSAKFNDDSVMELTPELVGATETRNSGIIGASIDLNLIHTGDIRPSQVVYELTSHLVLTRWRDANGEPQLHLFGQLKRIARQWLDNYLICTGKTYPAQLKYKMLADMACERIMAGINREHIGSNPIKAVLDPYNPVGSTRHVNFNTSKIDRWETDSRRCHINWIILDSDWEAEFCRVAEAHPKVKCYVKNHNLGLEVPYRYGSETRRYIPDFIVQVNDGHGEDDLLHLIVEIKGYRREDAKEKKATMEVYWVPGVNNLGSYGRWAFAEFTEVYQIEADFKAKVESEFDRMISGVANTPAGADV, encoded by the coding sequence ATGAATAATAAATTTTTCGAGAAACCAATCCTAAACTCTCCGTATGAATATCCCAAGCGTCACTGGGAACTTGATGTAGACGGCCAACCAACGCAAGAAATCATCGAGACTCGTCGCCGGGCAGAGTTCATTACACCGATACCAAAACCCAGAAAGCGCAAAGACAAAGCAAAACAAGAACAGATGGTTTTTGACGAGGGTAAAGGGCTTTCAACAAAAGACCAGCAATATGACCCCACGTCGATCATTAATCAGCTGCGCCAACACATAGATCAATGGCGTGCATTGCCCAATCCTAACCACTGGCAGGTGACACCCGAAACAGCACGTCTATTGCAGCACTGGCGTCATCACTTGTTCAGCGGAATCCGGCCATTCTTTTGTCAGATTGAAGCTGTTGAAACTGCTATCTGGTTGACCGAGGTGGCTCCAAATGATAAGGCGGGAAAAGGTATCCTGGACCATCTTGCCAACGCCAACAACGATGCCAATCCTGACCTTATGAGACTGGCTCTGAAATTGGCAACCGGCGCAGGAAAAACCACCGTAATGGCCATGCTGATTGCCTGGCAGACTATTAATGCTGTCCGCCGTCCCAATAGCAAGAAGTTCACGAGGGGATTTCTGGTTGTCACTCCCGGATTGACCATTCGCGACCGGCTGCGTGTGCTCCAGCCGAATGATCCGGACAGCTATTATCAGAGCCGCGAACTTGTGCCCGGCGATATGCTTGCCGACCTTGATCGCTCAAAGATCGTTATCACTAACTACCATGCTTTCAAACTGCGTGAACGTTTGGAGTTATCGAAAGGCGGGCGCTCTCTGCTCCAGGGAAGAGGTGAAGACTTGCACACTCTGGAAACTGAAGGGCAGATGCTCCAACGGGTAATGCCGGAACTGATGGGAATGAAGAGCATCATGGCACTTAACGATGAAGCGCATCACTGTTACCGTGAAAAGCCCACCCATGATGACGAGGATGAAGAACTGAAAGGCGACGACAGGAAGGAAGCTGAGAAGAACAATGAGGCTGCACGTCTCTGGATAACCGGCCTTGAAATTGTAAAACGTAAGCTCGGCATCAATCATGTCATAGACCTGTCGGCAACACCTTTCTTCCTTAGTGGCTCAGGTTATGCCGAAGGGACATTATTCCCCTGGACGATGAGCGACTTCTCTCTGATGGATGCCATTGAATGCGGAATCGTTAAGCTGCCTCGCGTGCCGATAGCAGATAATATTCCAGGCAATGAAATGCCGATGTTTCGCAATCTATGGGAACACATCCGCACTAAAATGCCGAAAAAGGGACGGGGCAAGGCCGATACACTGAACCCGCTTGACCTGCCGCCACAATTACAGACTGCACTGGAAGCACTCTATGGGCATTATGAAAAAACCTACAACCTTTGGCAGCAGAGTGGAATTAAGGTGCCGCCATGTTTCATTATTGTCTGCAATAACACCTCTACATCCAAGCTGGTGTACGATTATATATCAGGATTTCAACGGCAGAACAAGGACGGCACAAGCCAGCTCGAATTTGGCCGTCTGCCGTTGTTCCGCAATACTGATGAACACGGTAATCCGCTTGCTCGTCCAAACACACTGCTCATTGACAGCGAGCAACTTGAATCCGGCGAAGCGCTCGACGATAGCTTCCGCAGTATGGCTGCTGATGAGATTGAACGCTTTCGCCGTGAGATCGTAGAACGCGGAGGGAAGCTCGCTGATGAAATGCAACAAGGCAAACAACTCGATGACGTGACTCTTCTCCGCGAGGTTATGAACACAGTAGGCAAACCCGGCCAGTTAGGCGGAGCGATCCGTTGTGTTGTCTCTGTCTCTATGCTCACCGAAGGTTGGGATGCCAACACCGTAACCCATGTTCTCGGCGTGCGTGCCTTTGGCACTCAGCTTCTATGCGAGCAGGTCATTGGGCGTGCTCTGCGCCGCCAGTCCTACGATCTTAATGAGGATGGATTGTTCAATGTCGAATATGCTGATGTGCTCGGTATTCCTTTCGACTTCACAGCAAAGCCGGTGATAGGGCCGCCACAGCCTCCTCGGGAAACTATACAGGTCAAAGCTGTTCGCCCTGATCGTGATTCGCTGGAAATCCGCTTCCCCCGTGTTGCCGGATATCGTGTTGAGCTTCCTGAGGAACGGCTGAGCGCAAAGTTCAATGATGACTCTGTGATGGAGTTGACCCCTGAGCTGGTTGGTGCAACGGAAACCAGAAACTCCGGGATCATTGGCGCATCAATTGATCTTAACCTCATTCATACCGGAGATATAAGGCCTTCACAAGTTGTTTATGAATTAACTTCACACCTTGTTTTGACAAGATGGCGCGATGCTAACGGAGAACCGCAGCTTCATTTATTCGGACAGTTAAAGCGCATTGCCCGGCAATGGCTTGATAACTACCTTATTTGCACGGGGAAAACATATCCGGCTCAGCTTAAATACAAGATGCTTGCTGACATGGCGTGCGAGCGTATCATGGCGGGGATTAACCGTGAGCATATTGGCAGTAACCCCATTAAGGCCGTTCTCGATCCATACAACCCCGTTGGTTCCACCCGCCATGTAAATTTTAATACATCAAAAATAGATCGCTGGGAGACTGACTCCCGTCGCTGTCACATCAACTGGATTATTCTTGACAGTGATTGGGAGGCCGAGTTCTGCCGCGTGGCGGAGGCACATCCGAAGGTAAAGTGTTACGTCAAGAACCACAACCTCGGGCTGGAAGTGCCATACCGCTATGGCTCCGAGACGCGCAGATATATCCCTGACTTCATCGTGCAGGTGAATGACGGTCACGGTGAAGACGACCTGCTGCATCTTATCGTCGAGATCAAGGGTTATCGGCGTGAGGATGCCAAAGAGAAGAAGGCTACCATGGAAGTTTATTGGGTACCGGGAGTAAACAACCTCGGCAGTTATGGCCGCTGGGCCTTTGCCGAGTTTACCGAGGTCTATCAGATAGAGGCTGATTTCAAGGCAAAGGTTGAAAGCGAGTTTGACCGAATGATCTCTGGGGTCGCCAACACGCCAGCCGGGGCAGATGTATGA
- a CDS encoding site-specific DNA-methyltransferase, with translation MAKKPTTRKTVETLKHEEATRKNIPTAEHQSVMYDKEKSAVRVAYERRNRDLDPQLVWRGKDEKDWSDLVVHAPPLYIQEKVQPKVLIDDLINRSKSDAKSAEPQIDLFADFNGLPSESAKTEFYQHDAHWANRMILGDSLQVMASLAEREGLRGKVQMIYFDPPYGIKFNSNFQWSTTSRDVKDGNVDHITREPEQVKAFRDTWRDGIHSYLTYLRDRLTVARDLLTDSGSIFVQIGEENVHLVRSLMDEVFGGDNFLAQIPFIKTVGKGGAGLDSVNDYILWYCKANGNSKYRQLYRFRSKKALDQGYTWVEEEDGIRRRLTAVEKRDETDSMEGRRFITAPLVSQSGGENSAFNVQFQGADFKPSRGTFWKTNLNGFRNLIRASRILDVKTTLTYVRYAEDFAVVRFTNWWDDTKESTFATDKSYVVQTYAKVIERCILMATDPGDLVLDPTCGSGTTAYVGEQWGRRWITIDTSRVALALARARIMGARYPYYLLADSKDGQQKESEVTRTAPSSKPSRGDIRHGFVYERVPHIMLKSIANNTEIDVIWEKYQETLEPLRDQLNKALNKKWEEWEIPRAADEKWPDKTRKIHTQWWEQRIARQKEIDASIASKAEFEYLYDKPYDDKKKVRVAGPFTVESLSPHRVLAVGADDELIDTVSEAKDGYGGERDFVQMILENLKTAGVQQAHKEDKITFTSLTPWPGYLVCAEGRYEESGSEKRAAIFIGPEFGTVSRPDLVAAAREAGDAGFDVLITCAFNYDAHSSEFNKLGRIPVLKARMNADLHMADDLKNTGKGNLFVIFGEPDIDILDAEDGQIKVKVNGVDVFHPNTGEVRSDGAEGIACWFIDTDYNEESFFVRHAYFLGANDPYKALKTTLKAEINEDAWATLNSDTSRPFDKPKTGRIAVKVINHLGDEVMKVFKVD, from the coding sequence ATGGCTAAGAAACCAACTACCCGTAAAACCGTTGAAACCCTCAAGCACGAAGAGGCGACTCGCAAAAATATTCCTACTGCCGAGCACCAGTCTGTCATGTACGACAAGGAGAAAAGCGCTGTTCGTGTGGCTTATGAGCGTCGCAACCGCGATCTCGATCCGCAATTAGTCTGGCGCGGCAAGGATGAGAAGGACTGGTCTGACCTGGTGGTCCATGCTCCCCCGCTTTATATTCAGGAGAAGGTGCAGCCGAAGGTGCTGATAGATGATCTGATAAATCGAAGTAAGTCGGACGCAAAGTCTGCAGAGCCTCAGATTGATCTCTTCGCCGACTTCAACGGTCTCCCAAGCGAGAGCGCTAAGACCGAGTTTTATCAGCACGATGCGCACTGGGCCAATCGGATGATCCTTGGTGACAGCCTGCAGGTCATGGCGTCTTTGGCTGAGCGGGAAGGACTGCGCGGCAAGGTGCAGATGATTTATTTTGATCCGCCTTATGGAATTAAGTTCAATTCAAATTTTCAATGGTCAACCACCAGCCGGGATGTGAAGGATGGCAATGTTGACCATATCACCCGTGAACCGGAGCAGGTCAAAGCGTTTCGGGATACATGGCGGGATGGGATTCATTCGTATCTGACTTATCTGCGAGATAGGCTAACAGTAGCGCGCGATTTATTGACCGATTCCGGGTCGATCTTTGTGCAGATCGGCGAGGAAAATGTACATCTCGTTAGGAGTCTCATGGATGAAGTCTTTGGGGGAGATAATTTTCTCGCACAGATACCTTTTATTAAAACAGTTGGTAAAGGGGGGGCTGGGCTGGACTCAGTTAATGACTACATTCTCTGGTATTGCAAGGCTAATGGTAACTCAAAATATCGTCAGCTTTACCGTTTTCGCAGCAAGAAGGCACTTGACCAGGGATATACATGGGTTGAGGAAGAAGACGGCATTCGTCGTCGACTTACTGCTGTTGAAAAGAGAGATGAAACCGACTCAATGGAAGGCCGTCGTTTTATAACTGCACCACTTGTTTCTCAGAGTGGAGGAGAGAATAGCGCTTTTAATGTTCAATTTCAGGGGGCTGATTTTAAACCTTCAAGAGGGACTTTCTGGAAGACAAATCTTAATGGCTTCAGAAACCTAATCAGGGCTTCTCGTATACTTGATGTCAAAACTACTTTGACATATGTGCGCTATGCTGAGGATTTTGCTGTAGTACGATTCACGAACTGGTGGGATGATACTAAAGAAAGCACTTTTGCTACAGATAAGAGTTACGTAGTTCAAACATATGCGAAAGTTATAGAACGCTGCATCCTTATGGCAACAGACCCCGGCGACTTGGTTCTCGACCCAACCTGCGGCTCCGGTACCACCGCCTATGTCGGAGAGCAATGGGGTCGTCGCTGGATAACCATTGACACCTCACGCGTTGCGCTTGCACTCGCCCGTGCACGCATCATGGGTGCACGTTATCCTTATTACCTGCTTGCAGATTCCAAGGATGGTCAGCAGAAGGAATCAGAAGTTACTCGCACCGCGCCATCAAGTAAGCCTTCGCGCGGTGATATTCGTCACGGCTTTGTGTATGAGCGCGTGCCGCACATTATGCTGAAATCCATTGCCAACAATACTGAGATTGACGTGATATGGGAGAAGTATCAGGAAACTTTGGAGCCGCTACGCGATCAACTCAACAAGGCACTGAACAAGAAATGGGAAGAATGGGAAATCCCCCGCGCTGCTGATGAAAAGTGGCCGGACAAGACAAGGAAGATACATACCCAATGGTGGGAGCAGCGTATTGCACGACAGAAGGAGATCGATGCATCTATTGCCTCCAAGGCGGAATTCGAATATCTTTACGATAAACCGTATGACGATAAAAAGAAGGTCCGTGTTGCCGGGCCATTCACAGTTGAAAGTCTTTCACCTCATCGCGTACTGGCCGTAGGAGCTGATGATGAATTGATCGACACCGTTTCGGAAGCAAAAGACGGCTACGGCGGAGAACGTGATTTTGTACAGATGATTCTGGAAAATCTCAAGACCGCCGGGGTACAACAAGCACACAAGGAAGACAAGATCACCTTCACATCTTTAACCCCATGGCCGGGCTATCTAGTCTGTGCCGAAGGACGGTATGAAGAATCAGGCAGCGAAAAACGCGCTGCTATTTTCATCGGCCCCGAGTTCGGCACGGTCTCTCGCCCTGATCTCGTCGCTGCAGCGCGCGAGGCTGGTGATGCAGGTTTTGATGTGCTGATCACCTGCGCCTTCAACTACGACGCTCACTCTTCTGAATTCAACAAGCTCGGTCGCATCCCGGTACTCAAGGCGCGCATGAACGCTGATCTCCACATGGCAGATGATCTAAAGAACACTGGTAAGGGCAACCTGTTTGTCATCTTCGGTGAACCCGACATAGATATTCTCGATGCCGAAGACGGACAGATTAAGGTCAAGGTAAACGGCGTTGATGTCTTTCATCCAAATACAGGCGAAGTCCGCAGCGACGGCGCTGAGGGCATAGCCTGCTGGTTCATCGACACCGATTACAACGAAGAGAGCTTCTTCGTCCGTCACGCTTATTTCTTAGGTGCAAACGATCCCTATAAAGCTCTCAAGACAACTCTCAAAGCCGAGATCAACGAAGACGCCTGGGCGACTTTGAATAGTGATACCTCCCGCCCATTTGATAAACCTAAAACCGGACGGATTGCGGTGAAGGTGATTAACCATCTGGGGGATGAGGTTATGAAGGTGTTTAAGGTGGATTGA
- a CDS encoding RNA-directed DNA polymerase, producing the protein MNIESKHITAAYLKLKRFVYYDKTNLNLRHRLAEFECDTSFQNNLRNVLKVINSDNPLQTRAFKSWLNEISFRVVPKSFQDSKVNVDDDGRFISNVTSEKEFCVEKVNYFFDGPIELHLISVLWIMFEGQILDRQLGTECYGARLEEGLDTSHDQSARLFRRYHELYARWRDSGIRKAKHLLTEEKTSICILGLDVQEYYYHIRLDFQKIAQSIYKNEPGDNGKSKSKVTPSTLLKCLEAICVEYQKQIAPLHRITHEHISPNTTGLPIGLCSSPLLANWYLRDFDKAVKKFIRPAYYGRYVDDILLVIPTEDDLSKEKSPVSSFINRLMVKTGILFEPHEKRYEIANPEGLFLQLDKCILQYFDSNHSIAGLEKFQKKLEENGSDFLLMPVDETGNSLEDIAYELLYDGSVNKFRSVQGLTENRYELAKHLAKQTILLLLTDDPPDPKIKFELQKFFKGKNAIKFHDLWERVLTFHLIANDSKAVRAFTKHLQSQIKHVCYKDQSSITEHLVSNLKEHLALALDMAKALGELDLLFPENDQSTVKNIFRHANLIRHHFVRIPLLNYTTYSGSLTSRSFKKMVKVDSHKLELSPRYVNFDECLLLADSRDVALNKNQPFQWAQNIYKMINGHEVDQGIEWISIEVNEKDVYD; encoded by the coding sequence ATGAATATTGAGAGTAAACATATTACTGCAGCCTACTTGAAGCTTAAGCGTTTTGTCTACTATGACAAAACCAATTTAAATCTTAGGCATCGCCTTGCAGAATTTGAATGTGACACTTCATTTCAAAATAACCTTCGTAACGTCTTAAAAGTAATAAATAGCGACAACCCACTGCAAACGAGAGCATTTAAGAGCTGGCTGAATGAAATTAGTTTTCGAGTTGTTCCCAAAAGTTTTCAAGATAGTAAAGTCAACGTAGATGATGATGGTAGGTTTATAAGTAACGTAACCTCAGAAAAGGAATTTTGTGTTGAAAAAGTAAACTATTTCTTTGACGGCCCGATAGAATTACATCTCATCTCCGTATTATGGATTATGTTTGAAGGTCAAATCCTTGATAGACAACTTGGAACGGAGTGTTATGGAGCACGTCTTGAGGAGGGTCTGGATACTTCCCACGACCAATCTGCACGTCTTTTCCGTAGGTATCACGAGCTATATGCCCGCTGGAGGGACTCAGGGATTCGTAAAGCTAAACATCTCCTTACTGAAGAAAAAACGAGCATCTGCATTCTCGGCCTGGATGTCCAAGAATATTATTACCACATACGGCTGGACTTTCAGAAAATAGCCCAATCCATCTATAAAAATGAGCCTGGAGATAATGGAAAATCAAAATCTAAGGTTACCCCAAGCACGTTACTCAAATGCCTTGAAGCAATTTGCGTGGAATATCAAAAACAAATTGCGCCTCTTCACAGAATAACTCATGAACACATTTCGCCTAATACTACAGGACTTCCAATTGGTCTCTGCTCATCGCCATTACTTGCTAACTGGTATCTACGTGACTTTGATAAAGCGGTCAAGAAGTTTATTAGACCTGCCTACTATGGCCGTTACGTAGATGATATTTTATTGGTAATTCCAACAGAAGATGATCTATCAAAAGAGAAGTCGCCTGTTTCGTCATTTATCAATCGCCTTATGGTCAAAACTGGCATATTGTTTGAACCTCACGAGAAACGCTATGAAATAGCCAATCCAGAGGGACTTTTTCTTCAGTTAGATAAATGTATCCTGCAGTATTTTGATTCTAATCACTCTATTGCTGGTCTTGAGAAGTTTCAGAAAAAGCTGGAAGAAAATGGGAGTGACTTCTTGCTTATGCCTGTGGATGAGACAGGTAACTCTCTGGAAGATATTGCCTACGAGCTTTTGTATGATGGGTCAGTCAATAAATTTAGGAGTGTGCAAGGATTAACAGAAAACCGATATGAACTTGCAAAGCACCTAGCCAAACAAACCATACTGCTTTTGCTCACAGATGATCCTCCTGACCCTAAGATTAAATTTGAGCTACAGAAATTTTTCAAAGGTAAGAATGCAATTAAGTTTCATGATCTATGGGAGCGAGTTTTAACATTTCATCTTATTGCTAATGACTCAAAAGCAGTAAGAGCTTTCACGAAACATTTACAATCACAGATAAAGCATGTGTGCTACAAAGATCAGTCGTCCATTACGGAACATTTGGTAAGCAATCTCAAAGAGCACCTGGCTCTTGCACTTGATATGGCAAAAGCACTTGGTGAATTAGACTTACTATTTCCCGAGAATGATCAATCGACGGTGAAAAATATATTCCGACATGCAAACTTAATAAGACATCACTTTGTAAGAATTCCCCTTCTCAACTACACGACTTATTCTGGTTCACTAACTTCACGTTCTTTTAAAAAAATGGTGAAAGTTGATTCACACAAGCTGGAGTTGTCTCCTCGATACGTTAACTTTGATGAATGCCTGTTGCTAGCAGACAGTAGAGATGTTGCACTAAATAAGAATCAGCCATTTCAATGGGCGCAAAATATTTACAAGATGATTAATGGACATGAAGTAGATCAGGGTATAGAGTGGATTTCGATTGAAGTGAATGAAAAGGACGTTTATGACTAA
- a CDS encoding 3'-5' exonuclease, which yields MQFRISDTFTDSLAKLTGEEQKAVKTTAFDLQLNPANPGMQFHKLDKAKDKNFWSVRVSSDLRIIVHKTSESLLLCYVNHHDPAYRWAEKRKLEIHPKTGAAQLVEIRETVQEIIIPKYVEAVQPAHPSLPLFAHLSEDVLLGYGVPEEWIDDVQKADEDSLLALAEHLPGEAAEALLDLATGVTPQIQQPVTAGVSPFDHPDAQRRFRVMNNIEELERALDYPWEKWTIFLHPAQQQLVERDYSGPCRVSGSAGTGKTIVALHRAVFLTRSNPDARVLLTTFSDTLASALRTKLKRLIGNEPRLGDRLEVHAMNAIGRRLYELNFGRPQLVSRDVMDKLLTESAAAVDGHKFSLHFLRTEWEQVVDAWQLDTWEAYRDVTRLGRKTRLPEQKREQLWSIFDQVRSQLTSRNLVTYADMFNRLATRLADSKHPPFDFTVVDEAQDINVSQLRFLAALGAGRPNSLFFAGDLGQRIFQQPFSWKTLGVDIRGRSRGLRINYRTSHQIRMQADKLLGPELSDVDGNTEERRGTVSVFNGPEPVITVSDTPEKEIETVGQWLTNRIDEGLKPHEIGVFVRSEAELDRARAAVKQAGLSFKVLDENVETAIGCVSISTMHLAKGLEFRAVVVMACDDEIIPLQERIETVVDDADLQEVYDTERHLLYVACTRARDHLLITSSGEPSEFLDDLRM from the coding sequence ATGCAATTTCGTATATCAGACACCTTTACCGACAGCCTCGCCAAACTTACCGGCGAAGAGCAGAAGGCAGTTAAAACCACTGCCTTTGACCTGCAACTGAACCCTGCCAACCCTGGCATGCAGTTCCACAAGCTCGACAAGGCGAAGGACAAAAACTTCTGGTCGGTGCGGGTCAGCAGCGATCTCAGGATCATTGTCCATAAGACCAGCGAAAGTCTCCTCCTTTGCTATGTGAACCACCATGACCCTGCTTACCGTTGGGCAGAAAAGCGCAAACTCGAAATACACCCCAAGACCGGAGCGGCACAATTAGTGGAGATTCGGGAGACTGTGCAGGAGATCATTATTCCCAAATACGTGGAGGCGGTACAACCGGCCCATCCCAGTCTGCCTTTGTTTGCTCATCTCTCTGAAGATGTGTTGCTCGGTTATGGCGTGCCTGAAGAATGGATTGATGATGTGCAAAAGGCTGATGAAGATTCTCTGTTAGCTTTGGCTGAACATCTGCCCGGCGAGGCTGCCGAAGCGCTGCTCGATCTGGCCACTGGTGTAACACCGCAAATTCAGCAACCTGTAACAGCGGGGGTCAGCCCCTTCGATCACCCTGACGCTCAGCGCAGGTTCCGGGTGATGAATAACATTGAAGAACTGGAACGCGCCCTCGACTATCCCTGGGAGAAGTGGACAATATTTCTCCATCCGGCACAACAGCAGCTTGTTGAACGTGATTACAGTGGCCCCTGTCGGGTCTCGGGATCGGCAGGCACCGGCAAAACAATTGTCGCTTTGCACCGGGCAGTCTTTCTTACACGATCCAACCCTGATGCACGGGTACTGCTTACCACATTTTCAGATACGTTGGCGAGCGCCTTGAGAACAAAACTGAAACGATTGATCGGCAATGAACCGCGTCTTGGCGACAGGCTGGAAGTGCATGCCATGAATGCAATCGGCCGTCGGCTCTATGAATTAAATTTTGGCCGGCCACAGCTCGTATCACGTGATGTTATGGATAAGCTGCTTACGGAGTCCGCAGCCGCTGTAGACGGGCACAAGTTCAGCCTTCATTTTTTGCGGACTGAGTGGGAGCAGGTGGTTGATGCGTGGCAGTTGGATACATGGGAAGCGTATCGTGACGTCACGCGTCTGGGACGAAAAACCAGATTGCCTGAACAGAAGCGGGAACAGCTTTGGTCAATCTTCGATCAGGTAAGATCTCAACTGACGAGTCGCAATCTTGTTACGTATGCCGATATGTTCAACAGACTGGCGACCCGTCTTGCCGACAGCAAACATCCGCCATTCGACTTTACCGTTGTGGACGAGGCCCAGGATATAAATGTGTCCCAATTGCGGTTTCTTGCTGCGCTGGGTGCCGGACGACCAAACAGCCTCTTCTTTGCCGGTGACCTTGGACAACGGATATTCCAGCAGCCTTTCTCATGGAAAACGCTCGGCGTCGATATTCGCGGACGCTCTAGGGGCCTGCGTATCAATTACCGGACTTCTCATCAGATCAGAATGCAGGCTGATAAATTATTGGGGCCGGAATTGTCTGATGTTGACGGCAATACCGAAGAGCGGCGCGGCACTGTATCAGTATTTAACGGCCCTGAGCCGGTCATCACGGTATCGGACACCCCTGAGAAGGAAATCGAAACAGTCGGGCAATGGCTTACAAACCGAATCGACGAGGGACTTAAGCCTCATGAAATCGGTGTATTTGTACGATCAGAGGCAGAACTTGACCGCGCCCGTGCTGCAGTTAAGCAGGCGGGGCTTTCGTTTAAAGTGCTTGATGAGAACGTTGAAACGGCAATTGGTTGCGTGTCTATCAGCACCATGCACCTCGCAAAAGGATTGGAGTTTCGTGCAGTTGTTGTTATGGCATGTGACGACGAGATTATCCCACTTCAGGAACGGATCGAAACTGTTGTGGACGACGCTGATCTTCAGGAAGTCTACGACACCGAAAGGCACCTTTTGTACGTAGCCTGTACCCGCGCCCGGGACCATCTCCTGATTACGAGCAGCGGCGAACCGTCAGAGTTTCTGGATGATCTGCGGATGTGA